A region from the Lemur catta isolate mLemCat1 chromosome 7, mLemCat1.pri, whole genome shotgun sequence genome encodes:
- the NRGN gene encoding neurogranin codes for MDCCTESACSKPDDDILDIPLDDPGANAAAAKIQASFRGHMARKKIKSGERGRKGPGPGGPGGAGGARGGAGGGPSGD; via the exons ATGGACTGCTGCACC gagAGCGCCTGCTCCAAGCCAGACGACGACATTCTGGACATCCCACTGGACGATCCTGGTGCCAACGCGGCCGCTGCCAAAATCCAGGCGAGTTTCCGGGGCCACATGGCGCGGAAGAAGATAAAGAGCGGAGAGCGCGGCCGGAAGGGCCCGGGCCCTGGGGGACCGGGCGGAGCTGGGGGCGCCCGGGGAGGCGCGGGCGGCGGCCCCAGCGGAGACTAG